Sequence from the Rickettsiales bacterium genome:
ATCTTCGTGCCGTTACGAAGGTTCATGGCGTGCGGAGCCTGGCTCATGCTTTCCTGGCCGCCTGCGATAACGATGGAGCTGTCGCCGTTCTTTATGGCCTGGAAACCAAGGCATACTGCGCGAAGGCCCGAACCGCAGACCTGGTTCAAGCCCCAGGCGGGAACTTCTTTGGGGAGACCGGCATGAATCGAAGCCTGGCGTGCCGGGTTCTGGCCCGCTGCGCCGGTCAGGATCTGGCCGAGAATGACTTCGGATACATCTGCGCCCGCAACGTTGGTGCGTTGCAAAATTTCTTTTAGGACGGCGGCGCCGAGTTTATCGGCGGAAAGGGGAGAAAGCGTACCGTTGAAGGAACCTACGGCTGTGCGCAGTGCGCTCACGATGACAACATCATTACCACTCATAATTACCTCTGCTGTATTTGTGAATCACCTGAGTTATATTCGCCAATTTAGAATATGCAACAAAATTACCCTTGAAAATTGCAGATCCGGTAAGTCATGCAAGGAAAACGTAAAGAAATATTGTGCACCGCAATATAGGAAAGCTCAGCAAGAGACGGGCTTTTTCAGGCTTTGCAAAATAGCTCTTACAGCTTTGAGGCTGTAATATTTTCCCATTCCCGTCGGCACAATAAAGTCCGCCAGCTTGCGTTTCCGGCTGTCCGGCATCTGGCGCGCCAAGATGGAAGCCAGTTTTTCCGGCGTCATATGCATCCGCTGCAACACGCGCTGACGTTGCAAAAAGGCGGGGGCAGTCACCACAACCACATAATCGCACCGCTTTTCCGCATGTGTTTCAAACAATAGCGGTATGTCGAGCACAACGATATTTTTCTTTCGTCCCCGCGCACGGCGGATAAATATTTGCTGATGCTTGCGCACGAGTGGGTGCAGTATGGCCTCGAGCGCTGCCAGTTTACCTTTTTGGCCGAAGACTTCACGCCCGAGCAACGTGCGGTTTATGATCTCACCCTCCAGCGCATGCGGGAATAGCTTGGCTACTTTTTCCACCGCCTCTCCGCGCCTGCCGAGCAATGCATGGACGATTTTATCAGAATCACAGACGGCAACCCCACATTCCGCAAATTGTTTCGCTACGGTCGTCTTACCCATGGCGATGGAACCTGTGAGGCCGAGAATGATCATCGCAGCTCCTGTAATACGCGCTCACGCAATTCATCCGTGACTTCCGGCATAATTTCCGGAAACCAGATATGAAAAGCATTTGCCGCCTGATATAATAGCATTCCGAGCCCATCCACAATTGCGTTACCGCGCGCCTTGGCTTGTCCGAGCAAGGGGGTGATCAATGGATTGTAGACGATGTCCGTTACCAGTGCATTTCGCGGGAGATTGTCGAGTGAGATCTCCAATGGCGGCTGCCCCTTCATTCCTAAGGAAGTAGTATTCACAAGTAACGTTATATCCTTTAAGTGGACCTCAATCTCGCTCCAGTCAATGACGGTGACATGGGCATTTTTTTCCTTGGAAGAAGCGGTTTTGATATGCGCTGCGAGTGCTTCCGCTCGCGCTCTCGTACGGTTTGTGATGATCAACTCATCGCAGTAAGGATCAAGGGCAAAACATACTGCCTTTGCAGCACCGCCTGCGCCCAGCACAAGGCTCTTCTTTGCAGTGTGCTTTAAATCGCATTTGGACGAGAGGTTTTTCTCAAATCCCCATGCGTCCGTATTTAGCCCCACAAGCTTCTCATCATGCATCCAGAGTGTATTAATCGCGCCGATATGGGAAGGGTGTACAGGAACGCCTTCAAGACTATCCACGAATTTCATGGCCGCTTCTTTATGCGGGATCGTCAGATTAACTCCGGCATAATTTTCCTCGAACATTGTATGGCGCATAAAATGTTCTAATGCTTCGGGTGCTACTTCAATGGCGTTATAAGTAGCATTGACGCCATACTGTCTGATCCACTCTCCATGGATGACCGGGGAAAGGCTATGGCGGATAGGGTATCCTAAAACCGCTAACTTCTTTACTGCCTCTGTCATATCTGTTCTTCCAAACTTACTTTTCGGGCGGTTTAGCAGGAGCGGGTATCGGCACCGGTGCTGGTTCAGCTTTTTTCTGCTCGGCGTCTTCTGCTTTTTTGTGGTCTGCCACAATCTTGTCGATATCCGGCGCAGGCTTATCGAACACATTGAAAATACCGCGCAGGAACCCAGGGGTAAGCGCCGAAAGCGGGTTCACGGTAACGGAAGGATCACCGGTTTTGCCCTTCATATGGTAATTCATACCGATAATACCCTTGCCCTCACCGCCCATCAGCATATCGCCGATCAGAGGTACATTACCAATAATGGTGTTCATCGTATAGGATGGAATAATCAACCCGCTGAGATCAAGCGTAGAGTTGTTCTTATCAATCGTGCCATCTGCTGTGAGGCCCAGCGCATTGCCATGCGTCTTGGCGCCTTTGAGCACAATAATCCCGCTACGATAGGTGTAAGGTGCCAGAAGCTTGTTAAACACGATGCCTTTGCCTGTCAGCGTATCGATAACGCCTGTGAGAGAGGCAATGGTAAGAATCTTGGTCAGCAGCGGCGCATTCTTCAGCGTGTAGTCGCTCATGACGAGCGCACCTTCCAGATTGTCGCCGTGATAAACGCCGCTCAGCTGCATCTTCCCGCCCTGGATACTGTCGCTGATGCCGATGACGCGGAACAACTCACCTGCATTATCGGTGGCGGCGTTCAGCTTGCCGTCGCGAATGGCATAGGTAAAGGAAGCATTGTCCGGTAATGTCCCGGTGACATCGGCAGATTTGCAGATCGTGGGGCAATCCGCCTGTATGTTTGCAGAAGTAAGCGTACGTTTGTCACCGAAAATGACTTTTCCTGCTTTAATATTCAGGTTGAAACCGAGATTGCTCGAACCGTTTCCATTTACATAAGGCGAGACATCCAGCACATTGCCGTTGGCTGTAACCGTAACGCCGCTATTTGTTTTACGGTAGTCCAGATGCGTGAGGTCATTCTCACCGAACAGCACTTTAGTAAAAATAAGCGAATTAAAACCGCCCGTCTTTCTATCCAGTTCACCGCTACCGGAAACTTTGACATCTGAACCCTGCAACATGAAGGACTTTATCTGGGTGTTACCTGATGGCAATGCCTGTGTTTCCACATCAAGCGTTTCAGGCACGCCTGCTTTTTTGTAAAAACCATGTTCGGCCAGTGCGATGTCCGTGCGGGTAAGGTCCAGTTTGGCCTTGCTGGTATCTGTTTTGGAGGATTCGGTGAATTGTGCGTTTACACCGATGCTGCCTGTGGCGAAATCGATGCCGGAGAGACCAAAGGTAGCAAGCTTATCGACAGGCATATCGCATTGGATGCTGTACTTCGTTTCATTGCCTTCCGCAAAACTGCTATAGAGATCAAGGTGCATCGGCACTTTATTAATCGTGGCAGCCCCCTGTACCTTGACGCCTTTATTATCCAGCGCCAGATCGACATTCGCGTTTTCAACGTCCTGTTTGCCAAGGAACTTAGGCTGTGAGACGCCGCCCAGTTTGGCGTCAATGGCGTAATGCATATCTTCGCCTTCTCTGTTCTGCTCAGAAAAGGCGATAAAGTCGAGTTTCGCGGTACCGGTGGCGTGGCCGGTAACGGCGTTGGTAATATGCAGCTTGTCAGCCTTTTCAACTTGCGGCAGGGCAAGGAAGGCTGCGACGTCGGTCGCAGGCGCATCCGCATTCAGTTCCATGAACATTTTAACATCGTCAGGGTACATATCCGGCATGCTGATATGGCCCGCGCTGATGATGCTTCCTGTCAGGAATTTCGCGCTCGCCACCTTTACATCCATCGACTTTCCAGTAAAAGCGATTACCGCGCTTACATCTGTTACAGCCGGGTGATTCGGCAAATATTTAACATCGGCGCCACGGACAGCGATAGTTGCGGCAATATCTTCTTGTGGCGTATCCTTAAGTTTCATATCGCCGGGTTTAAAGTGCAGGTCGACACTGGCTTTCGTAATTGTTCCGTTCATAATGCGCGTGGTAACCCAGGAACGCGAATGCGGCGAAAGTATTGTGGGCCATACATGTTTTACTTCATTGACAGCGACATTGGCGGTCTGCGCATGCATATCAAGTGCATAATCGCCGCCGACTTTCTGCGCGCTGCCGTTGAAGGAAAGTGATATGGGCTTGGAATCGCTGCCAATCAGCTCAAGTTGACCATTGGTAATGGTAACACCATCGAGTTTACCTGCTGTGCTGCCGAATATTTTTAGGCTTTTGAGGTTAATAGGATTAGGAAGCGCTTCAGGATATTTAATGCTGCCCGGCCCGGATTCCAGTCCAAAGTCAAGCTTTTGAATATCGCCCTTCAGATCGGAAGCGACATCGACTGAGCCTGAAAGTAAGACATTCACACCAGATAGCCATTGCTGGGAGGGAAACAGGCCATAAAGCACGGAGGTGGGAATAGACTTATAAACAAGCCGTGCGGAAGCTTTATCGTCATGTTTCTGCACGGTGAAATTAGAAAAGATCTCACCTTTGCGGTCGCTGAATGCAAGAGGAATTTCCAGTGCCCCGCTTAAAACGCCGTGTTTGCGGTATATTTCCAGTGAAGCTTCGGAAGACCGGAGCAATATGCCTGTCATCCTATTCTTAATGACGCAGTTTGCATGACGGATGATCAGGGATTTAAGGTGGCGTAACGGATTATTGCTCTCTTCCGACATAAGTAGTGGAATCAGCGGAGCAACAGGGGCAGGCTCTGCCTTTTCCGGCTGCGGCTGGCCGGGTAGCAATGTCTGCGGCGCTACCTGACGCTCATCCATACCGGTGGAGATACTGCCGTCATCATTCTGGATAAGGGTAATATTAGGGTATAGTACCTCCAGCGAATGGACATCAAACTGGCCCAGCAGCAGCCTTCGCAGATAAATATTCATGACGATCTGCGGGAAGTAAGCAACGACAGCATTATTTGCGTTGATAACTTCTACATTCTTGATGCTGATACCCAGCGGATTATGGATGCTTTCCCAACTGATCTCGGAGCTTTCGATCTTTACCTTAAATCCGTCTGCCGGAGAACTGAGCGAGGATTCGATATAGGGAGTCAGTGAGTCGATCGAGCGCGGCCCTGTCTTCACCCAAAGCAAGAGCGCAGCCATGCATACGGCGCAGAATACAACTACGCCGATCAGGAAGCCGCCAAGCAGCTTCAGAACATTACGCTCAATTCGTAGAATTCTGGGCATGATTCGCTGTTTTTAGTGGGCATTGAACGTTTACTATATAGTCTTTGGCGCGCGCTTCAATATAACTATCCGTAAATGCGACGCCGGAGCCGCTGATGGAAGTGAAAACACCATGTTCAAAAAGGAACTGCTGTAATGTTTTAAGCGTGATCACAACGCCTACGCTGTTAATTTTCTCCGGTTTGGGGGA
This genomic interval carries:
- the coaE gene encoding dephospho-CoA kinase (Dephospho-CoA kinase (CoaE) performs the final step in coenzyme A biosynthesis.), which gives rise to MIILGLTGSIAMGKTTVAKQFAECGVAVCDSDKIVHALLGRRGEAVEKVAKLFPHALEGEIINRTLLGREVFGQKGKLAALEAILHPLVRKHQQIFIRRARGRKKNIVVLDIPLLFETHAEKRCDYVVVVTAPAFLQRQRVLQRMHMTPEKLASILARQMPDSRKRKLADFIVPTGMGKYYSLKAVRAILQSLKKPVSC
- a CDS encoding shikimate dehydrogenase, whose translation is MTEAVKKLAVLGYPIRHSLSPVIHGEWIRQYGVNATYNAIEVAPEALEHFMRHTMFEENYAGVNLTIPHKEAAMKFVDSLEGVPVHPSHIGAINTLWMHDEKLVGLNTDAWGFEKNLSSKCDLKHTAKKSLVLGAGGAAKAVCFALDPYCDELIITNRTRARAEALAAHIKTASSKEKNAHVTVIDWSEIEVHLKDITLLVNTTSLGMKGQPPLEISLDNLPRNALVTDIVYNPLITPLLGQAKARGNAIVDGLGMLLYQAANAFHIWFPEIMPEVTDELRERVLQELR
- a CDS encoding AsmA-like C-terminal domain-containing protein; translated protein: MPRILRIERNVLKLLGGFLIGVVVFCAVCMAALLLWVKTGPRSIDSLTPYIESSLSSPADGFKVKIESSEISWESIHNPLGISIKNVEVINANNAVVAYFPQIVMNIYLRRLLLGQFDVHSLEVLYPNITLIQNDDGSISTGMDERQVAPQTLLPGQPQPEKAEPAPVAPLIPLLMSEESNNPLRHLKSLIIRHANCVIKNRMTGILLRSSEASLEIYRKHGVLSGALEIPLAFSDRKGEIFSNFTVQKHDDKASARLVYKSIPTSVLYGLFPSQQWLSGVNVLLSGSVDVASDLKGDIQKLDFGLESGPGSIKYPEALPNPINLKSLKIFGSTAGKLDGVTITNGQLELIGSDSKPISLSFNGSAQKVGGDYALDMHAQTANVAVNEVKHVWPTILSPHSRSWVTTRIMNGTITKASVDLHFKPGDMKLKDTPQEDIAATIAVRGADVKYLPNHPAVTDVSAVIAFTGKSMDVKVASAKFLTGSIISAGHISMPDMYPDDVKMFMELNADAPATDVAAFLALPQVEKADKLHITNAVTGHATGTAKLDFIAFSEQNREGEDMHYAIDAKLGGVSQPKFLGKQDVENANVDLALDNKGVKVQGAATINKVPMHLDLYSSFAEGNETKYSIQCDMPVDKLATFGLSGIDFATGSIGVNAQFTESSKTDTSKAKLDLTRTDIALAEHGFYKKAGVPETLDVETQALPSGNTQIKSFMLQGSDVKVSGSGELDRKTGGFNSLIFTKVLFGENDLTHLDYRKTNSGVTVTANGNVLDVSPYVNGNGSSNLGFNLNIKAGKVIFGDKRTLTSANIQADCPTICKSADVTGTLPDNASFTYAIRDGKLNAATDNAGELFRVIGISDSIQGGKMQLSGVYHGDNLEGALVMSDYTLKNAPLLTKILTIASLTGVIDTLTGKGIVFNKLLAPYTYRSGIIVLKGAKTHGNALGLTADGTIDKNNSTLDLSGLIIPSYTMNTIIGNVPLIGDMLMGGEGKGIIGMNYHMKGKTGDPSVTVNPLSALTPGFLRGIFNVFDKPAPDIDKIVADHKKAEDAEQKKAEPAPVPIPAPAKPPEK